A genomic window from Shewanella vesiculosa includes:
- a CDS encoding DnaJ C-terminal domain-containing protein codes for MNFKDYYTVLGIDPQADDKAVKAAYKKLAVKYHPDVSKHDDAEAKFKEIGEAYAILHNAKKRAEYDEVRQHHLNRSQNQYANHAAGSQDWGQQQSDPQTDQEFSDFFNSIFGGRHTGFDPHGQYQGRQTQPAKGQDIEMEFPMFLEETLADTLKPVSFTLQQRDADGHIVEHPKSLKVNIPAGVANGERIRLKGQGGPGQTKADNGDLYLKIRFAPHPLFDVDGRDLTIVVPVAPWEAVLGTKVKLPTLTGHIQLSIPANSQSGQRLRIKGKGLLNKKQQGDLFALLKIVVPTVSDDTSKNLWTELAEKNTFDPRASWSK; via the coding sequence ATGAATTTTAAAGACTATTACACGGTATTAGGCATAGATCCTCAAGCGGATGATAAGGCGGTAAAAGCCGCTTATAAAAAACTCGCGGTCAAGTATCATCCCGATGTGAGCAAGCATGATGATGCAGAGGCAAAATTCAAAGAAATTGGTGAAGCTTACGCGATATTACATAACGCTAAAAAGCGTGCTGAATACGATGAAGTGCGTCAGCATCATTTAAACCGAAGCCAAAATCAATATGCAAATCACGCAGCTGGCAGCCAAGATTGGGGCCAACAGCAAAGCGATCCTCAAACGGATCAAGAATTCTCTGATTTTTTCAATTCAATTTTTGGTGGCAGGCATACAGGCTTTGATCCTCACGGCCAATATCAAGGTCGACAGACTCAACCTGCAAAAGGCCAAGACATTGAAATGGAGTTCCCGATGTTTCTTGAAGAAACATTGGCCGACACGCTTAAGCCTGTCTCGTTTACTCTTCAACAACGCGATGCAGATGGTCATATTGTTGAACACCCCAAATCGTTAAAAGTTAACATTCCTGCCGGTGTAGCCAATGGTGAACGTATTCGTCTTAAAGGCCAAGGCGGACCGGGACAAACCAAAGCCGACAACGGTGATTTGTATTTGAAAATTCGTTTTGCGCCTCATCCTTTGTTTGATGTCGACGGGCGAGATTTAACTATTGTAGTGCCTGTCGCACCTTGGGAAGCCGTGCTGGGCACTAAGGTTAAATTACCAACATTAACAGGTCACATCCAATTAAGTATTCCTGCTAATAGTCAATCTGGACAGCGATTACGCATAAAAGGTAAAGGGTTACTGAATAAAAAACAGCAAGGCGATTTATTTGCGCTGCTGAAAATTGTGGTGCCGACGGTATCAGATGATACCAGCAAAAATTTATGGACTGAATTAGCCGAAAAAAATACATTCGACCCTCGTGCCAGTTGGAGTAAATAA
- a CDS encoding ABC transporter permease, producing MWDRLVAIVVKEMKQLSRDRMTFGMIVMIPLLQLMLFGYAINTDIRHVPAGIIDMSQTTYSRAVTQTIIATQAVDFQYQYYSIEQAEKAITNGEVKAVLYLPLDLPQRLLIHPAFDAKQGSSQITRPVGQWLLDGSDTMVAATIRSLKNLPLDEVANRSASMSVPTFEVVEYFNPEQRSVVNIVPGLLAVILTMTMIMFTSAAIVREQELGNMEFLIATPVRPLELMLGKIIPYILVGLIQVAIILSAGHWIFAVPVRGGLDSLLLASFLFICASLSLGLVISTIAKTQLQAMQLTIFVLMPSILLSGFMFPYEAMPIGAQWVSEALPATHFIRMVRGIVLREAEVMSLSQDALWLLSFTCLGVLLAAKRFNKHL from the coding sequence ATGTGGGATAGATTAGTAGCGATTGTTGTCAAAGAAATGAAGCAACTGTCTCGAGATCGGATGACATTTGGCATGATAGTGATGATCCCATTGTTGCAGTTAATGCTATTTGGGTATGCCATTAACACCGACATTCGCCATGTGCCCGCAGGCATCATCGATATGAGTCAAACCACCTATAGCCGAGCCGTCACTCAGACGATAATCGCAACTCAAGCAGTGGATTTTCAATATCAATATTATTCTATCGAGCAAGCTGAGAAAGCGATTACCAATGGTGAAGTCAAAGCCGTACTTTATTTACCCCTTGATTTGCCTCAACGTTTACTCATCCATCCTGCATTTGATGCCAAACAAGGTTCATCGCAAATCACTCGTCCGGTAGGTCAATGGCTTTTGGACGGTTCCGATACTATGGTAGCCGCAACAATTCGCTCATTGAAGAATTTACCGTTGGACGAAGTGGCTAACCGCTCAGCCAGCATGAGTGTGCCGACATTTGAAGTGGTCGAATACTTTAATCCTGAGCAGCGATCTGTGGTCAATATTGTGCCTGGATTACTGGCAGTTATCCTAACAATGACAATGATTATGTTTACATCTGCGGCCATTGTACGTGAGCAAGAACTGGGAAATATGGAGTTTTTAATTGCAACTCCGGTTCGGCCATTGGAACTGATGCTGGGTAAAATTATTCCGTACATTTTGGTAGGGCTCATCCAAGTCGCGATTATTCTTAGCGCTGGGCACTGGATCTTTGCTGTTCCGGTCCGCGGTGGATTAGACTCTTTGTTACTGGCGTCTTTCTTGTTTATCTGTGCCAGTTTGTCACTAGGCTTAGTGATAAGTACTATTGCGAAAACTCAACTTCAAGCCATGCAATTAACCATTTTTGTGTTGATGCCCTCAATTTTACTATCTGGATTTATGTTTCCTTATGAAGCCATGCCGATTGGAGCACAATGGGTATCGGAAGCTTTACCTGCAACCCATTTTATTCGTATGGTACGAGGCATTGTGCTTAGAGAAGCGGAAGTCATGTCATTAAGCCAGGATGCACTGTGGCTACTGAGCTTTACCTGTCTTGGGGTACTATTAGCGGCAAAACGGTTTAATAAGCATCTATAA
- a CDS encoding TetR/AcrR family transcriptional regulator: MADKPGRPKGETQTRAALIEAAKGCFLHNSYDRVSIRELARRAGVDAAMIRYYFDSKAGLFETMVRETIAPVASVFKHDLKKQQNSPEALMRAYYRIMEHVPALPRLIFQSLNQQASDEAFIIVSNVIHEMLGYAGDWIKELSDQQKINPQLDPKWVRLSFISLMVFPLIAPKVLLKQMNLPLSESMLDQLIAHNMLVMNQGLFQVPPLESSGPGVQK, from the coding sequence ATGGCTGATAAACCGGGAAGACCCAAAGGGGAGACACAAACTCGCGCGGCACTGATAGAGGCGGCAAAAGGATGCTTTCTTCATAACAGCTACGATCGTGTGTCTATTCGCGAACTCGCTCGGCGTGCTGGCGTAGATGCAGCAATGATCCGTTATTACTTTGATTCTAAAGCTGGTTTGTTTGAAACCATGGTGAGAGAAACCATTGCTCCTGTGGCCAGTGTATTCAAGCATGATTTAAAAAAACAACAGAACTCACCTGAAGCATTAATGCGCGCTTATTATCGCATAATGGAACATGTCCCCGCCCTGCCTCGGCTAATTTTCCAATCATTAAATCAACAGGCCAGTGATGAGGCATTCATCATAGTATCGAATGTTATTCATGAAATGCTCGGTTATGCAGGCGACTGGATTAAAGAATTATCCGACCAACAAAAAATCAACCCACAGCTCGATCCCAAATGGGTCCGCTTAAGCTTTATTAGCTTAATGGTCTTTCCATTAATCGCTCCCAAAGTGTTACTCAAACAAATGAATCTCCCCCTGAGCGAGTCTATGTTAGACCAACTGATTGCCCACAATATGCTGGTGATGAATCAAGGACTGTTTCAAGTTCCACCTCTAGAATCTTCAGGACCAGGAGTCCAAAAATGA
- a CDS encoding HlyD family secretion protein, whose translation MKPHLIYLPIILLFAGCTAEEGNRAMGLIERDRIMLSAPVTEQISSIQVKEGQQVNAGDLLLQLDPRHAQWLINQRQATLTQAQAKLKQLQTGTRLEQLAAANAAMLAVQAQAQEADRNYVRMKDLWFKKIVAKADFDSAKAIKDQTAAQLTQAKQQWLELKNGTRSEEVVQAQAQADAAQASLADAQQSLAELSIRAPKAGVVDVLPWKLGDRVAANVQLVTLLASDRLYARVYLPATALGKINRGDTVAVWVDGYEHPVTGTVRNIRSSPAFTPYFALNERDRARLMYLTEIDLPIDANLPNGLGVEVRLP comes from the coding sequence ATGAAACCTCATCTAATTTACTTGCCGATTATTTTGCTCTTCGCGGGCTGTACCGCTGAAGAAGGTAACCGCGCAATGGGTTTAATTGAACGGGATCGGATCATGCTTTCAGCGCCGGTTACAGAGCAGATTAGCTCGATACAGGTAAAAGAAGGACAACAAGTCAACGCAGGAGACTTGTTACTTCAACTTGATCCTCGGCACGCGCAATGGCTTATTAACCAACGACAAGCGACGCTGACTCAAGCCCAAGCAAAACTTAAGCAATTACAAACCGGGACTCGGTTAGAGCAACTTGCCGCCGCTAATGCAGCAATGCTTGCCGTACAAGCTCAAGCCCAAGAAGCAGACCGAAACTATGTGCGCATGAAAGACCTTTGGTTTAAAAAAATTGTCGCCAAAGCCGATTTTGATTCAGCCAAAGCAATAAAAGATCAAACAGCTGCACAATTAACCCAAGCAAAACAGCAATGGTTAGAGCTTAAAAATGGTACCCGCAGCGAAGAAGTTGTCCAAGCACAAGCTCAAGCTGATGCGGCACAAGCATCATTGGCCGATGCCCAGCAATCTCTAGCCGAATTAAGCATTCGAGCCCCTAAAGCTGGAGTGGTAGATGTTTTACCTTGGAAACTTGGCGATCGAGTCGCAGCGAACGTGCAATTAGTGACATTGCTAGCCAGTGATCGACTTTACGCGCGAGTATATTTGCCCGCAACGGCTCTGGGTAAAATTAACCGCGGTGACACTGTAGCTGTGTGGGTTGATGGTTATGAACACCCAGTAACCGGGACGGTTCGCAATATCAGAAGTAGCCCAGCGTTTACACCTTACTTTGCTCTAAATGAACGAGATAGAGCAAGGTTAATGTATTTAACCGAAATAGACTTACCTATTGATGCAAACTTGCCTAATGGTCTGGGTGTTGAGGTTCGTTTACCATGA
- a CDS encoding PotD/PotF family extracellular solute-binding protein, which produces MKIGKYLRVNNLFLTGILMSTNTLAVTLNILEWEGYISPFKEDFEVYAKSKGMEVELNIMDPYITDPELIFNKLRARAADVTTPTHNYYKMNKNRLLLVLQPIDFSRLSHYPKVLNSLRNSQYDEFKGKKYSVPLLGGSYGLAYNAAKRDEPKSWEELWQPENKAKFAITGDQFEANIYTTLLVLGYPPESFYDIDAIEFDKPKVQAKLTSLVQNADSFWNGMADVERMKDLELATTYWFGVAAANKSGQNWKLATPKEGQTVWLDTLAIGRHVKGEKLDAAYLLIDFMISEPVQKRILEMYGSIIVNGATAKLLDPQLVKDARVGDETFFSEQYLWRPLSSRTRNTYKQMWNKAMDK; this is translated from the coding sequence GTGAAAATAGGTAAATACTTAAGAGTAAACAACCTGTTTTTAACCGGTATATTGATGTCGACAAATACCCTAGCCGTGACATTGAACATACTAGAATGGGAAGGCTATATCAGCCCATTTAAAGAAGATTTTGAGGTCTATGCTAAATCTAAGGGGATGGAAGTTGAACTAAATATTATGGATCCCTATATCACAGATCCTGAACTTATCTTCAACAAACTGCGAGCCAGAGCCGCAGATGTGACTACCCCAACACACAATTACTACAAGATGAATAAAAACAGGTTACTTCTGGTATTACAACCCATAGATTTTAGTCGCCTGAGTCATTACCCCAAAGTACTAAATTCATTAAGAAACAGTCAATACGATGAATTTAAAGGCAAAAAATATTCAGTTCCTTTACTTGGAGGCTCATATGGCCTGGCTTACAATGCAGCAAAGCGAGATGAGCCAAAATCCTGGGAAGAATTGTGGCAACCGGAAAATAAAGCTAAATTTGCTATCACAGGCGATCAATTTGAAGCCAACATCTATACCACGCTACTGGTTTTAGGTTACCCACCAGAATCTTTCTACGACATAGATGCCATAGAGTTTGATAAGCCTAAAGTGCAAGCTAAACTGACGAGCCTAGTCCAAAATGCAGACTCATTTTGGAACGGTATGGCTGATGTAGAGCGCATGAAAGATCTAGAATTGGCCACCACATATTGGTTTGGGGTAGCAGCTGCCAATAAAAGCGGACAAAACTGGAAACTAGCAACCCCTAAGGAAGGCCAAACTGTGTGGCTAGATACTTTAGCTATAGGAAGGCATGTTAAAGGTGAAAAGCTAGATGCGGCCTATTTACTAATCGACTTTATGATCAGCGAACCAGTGCAAAAACGCATATTAGAAATGTATGGTTCTATTATTGTAAATGGTGCTACGGCTAAGTTACTCGACCCACAATTAGTTAAAGATGCCAGAGTCGGAGATGAGACATTTTTCTCTGAGCAATATTTATGGCGCCCTCTAAGCTCAAGAACCCGTAATACCTATAAGCAAATGTGGAATAAGGCCATGGATAAATAA
- a CDS encoding ABC transporter ATP-binding protein, with amino-acid sequence MNDLANVIETQGLTRQFGDLIAVDKLDLQVPKGSIYGFLGPNGCGKSTLIRMLTGLLKPTAGEATILGLPLQGNEELLKSRIGYMTQKFSLYDNLTVLENMRFVAAIYSVKDKKRITDLLGQYGLEQQQKQLAGTMSGGQKQRLALACATMHRPELLFLDEPTSAVDPQNRRDFWEHLFDLSNSGTTILVSTHYMDEAERCHHLAILENGIRRANGTPRDLMQSMGATVIEVSGNNIRELKQKLSTVDAIISASQSGTRLRVLVNESISEPLQFLSSICQQYQLEIVRPSLEDVFVTSTGGRNVG; translated from the coding sequence ATGAATGACTTAGCAAATGTGATCGAAACACAAGGCTTAACCCGTCAATTTGGCGATTTAATCGCGGTAGATAAACTCGATTTACAGGTGCCTAAAGGCAGCATTTACGGTTTTCTTGGCCCCAATGGCTGTGGTAAATCAACCTTAATCAGAATGTTAACTGGGTTACTAAAGCCTACTGCGGGCGAAGCCACCATTTTAGGTTTACCGTTGCAAGGAAATGAAGAATTACTTAAAAGCCGAATCGGCTATATGACGCAGAAATTTTCCTTATATGACAATTTGACGGTATTGGAAAATATGCGTTTCGTGGCGGCTATCTACAGTGTTAAAGACAAAAAACGCATAACCGACTTACTGGGCCAATATGGTCTCGAGCAGCAACAAAAGCAGCTAGCAGGCACCATGAGCGGTGGACAAAAACAACGTTTGGCGTTGGCCTGTGCCACGATGCACCGCCCTGAACTGCTGTTTCTTGACGAACCAACATCAGCCGTTGATCCACAAAACCGACGTGATTTTTGGGAGCATTTATTTGATCTGAGTAACAGTGGCACAACGATTTTGGTATCGACGCACTACATGGATGAAGCTGAGCGCTGTCATCACTTAGCCATTCTTGAAAATGGTATCAGACGAGCAAATGGCACGCCGCGTGACTTAATGCAATCAATGGGAGCCACGGTTATCGAAGTCAGTGGCAATAATATAAGAGAGTTAAAACAGAAACTGTCGACTGTTGATGCAATTATTTCTGCGTCTCAATCTGGTACGCGCTTAAGGGTCCTGGTGAATGAGTCGATATCGGAGCCTCTGCAGTTCCTGAGTTCTATTTGTCAGCAATATCAGCTTGAAATTGTTCGTCCGAGTCTTGAAGACGTATTTGTCACCAGCACCGGAGGTCGCAATGTGGGATAG
- a CDS encoding chaperone modulator CbpM, whose amino-acid sequence MLQINISEQDSWLSSDELCECSDISLALLLELVEHSIAIPQQGEVIEQWQFSVENLHQVKKATRIQRDFALDWGGVGLILQLLDERDRLEHEVYTLKQQLNRFKV is encoded by the coding sequence ATGCTGCAGATTAATATAAGTGAACAAGATAGTTGGTTGAGCAGTGATGAATTGTGTGAATGCAGCGATATTAGCCTGGCACTACTACTGGAGCTTGTGGAGCATAGTATTGCCATTCCACAGCAGGGGGAGGTGATAGAGCAATGGCAATTTAGTGTCGAGAATTTACATCAAGTTAAAAAAGCCACTCGTATACAACGTGATTTTGCACTTGACTGGGGTGGCGTCGGTTTAATTTTACAATTACTCGATGAAAGAGACAGATTAGAACATGAAGTGTATACGCTAAAACAGCAACTTAACCGTTTTAAGGTATAG
- a CDS encoding M3 family metallopeptidase gives MKINLIALAVAGTLSTTLFLTGCQSASEADNKQQLQVSPLSANPLFVASTLQYQAPDFNIIKDEHFQPALEQGIKEHYQQVLMIANNNDKATFANTIVALETSGELLNRAANVFYNLASTDSNPTLRKIQGEMAPKMAVHSDNIQLNSALFSRIDSLYQQRQQLGLSAEEIRLIEVYHQRFIMAGAKLTDQQKAQIRLLNEEQSTLTNEFSQRLLRLTKEIAVVVDSEEELAGLSVNELRAAKADASAQGLDGKYLLSITNTTRQPVLAKLENRELRQRVWQASSTRGMSGDNETASLVSRLAQLRAERAALLGYDSWADYTLAPQMAKTPEAVYEMFGSMVPAVVANTEKEAADIQMMINKTGADFTLAPWDWAFYAEKVRKEKYDLDAASIKPYFEFNRVLEDGVFFTLEKLYGVTFKPRLDLPVYHKDVKAYEMFDVDGSSMAIFYADHFAREGKRGGAWMSAFVTQSTLLNSKPVVVNVMNIKKAPEGQPTYVSYDEVTTMFHEMGHGTHGMFSKVTYPSLSGTAVTRDFVEFPSTFEEDWAAHPEVLANYAKHYQTGEMIPDELLQKLLKSRSFNQGFDTLEYMAAALVDLEWHSLPADAPLQDVPQFEAAALKKHGVDIAAVPPRYKSTYFAHAFPGGYSASYYAYMWSEILAADAFAYVQTQGGLNREIGMKYRKTIREVGNSVPPMEAYKAFRGQEPTTEALLKRRGLN, from the coding sequence ATGAAAATCAATCTTATCGCGCTAGCCGTTGCAGGTACACTTTCAACCACCCTGTTTCTCACGGGATGCCAATCAGCATCAGAAGCGGACAACAAGCAACAATTACAGGTTAGTCCACTATCCGCAAATCCTTTATTTGTTGCTAGCACATTGCAATATCAAGCCCCCGATTTTAACATCATTAAAGATGAGCATTTTCAGCCAGCACTTGAGCAAGGTATTAAAGAGCATTATCAACAAGTACTGATGATTGCTAATAATAATGATAAAGCCACTTTTGCCAACACCATAGTTGCACTGGAAACTAGCGGTGAACTACTCAATAGAGCAGCGAATGTGTTTTATAATTTAGCGAGCACAGACAGTAACCCAACACTGCGAAAAATTCAGGGTGAAATGGCACCCAAAATGGCGGTTCACTCGGATAATATCCAACTCAACTCTGCATTGTTCTCTCGTATTGACTCACTTTATCAACAACGCCAGCAGTTAGGCTTGAGCGCCGAAGAGATCCGTCTGATTGAGGTTTATCATCAGCGCTTTATCATGGCTGGCGCTAAGCTAACCGACCAGCAAAAAGCCCAAATTAGATTACTCAATGAAGAGCAATCAACACTCACCAATGAATTTAGCCAACGCCTACTCAGGCTGACAAAAGAGATTGCAGTTGTTGTTGATTCTGAAGAAGAGCTTGCAGGATTATCTGTAAATGAGCTCCGAGCAGCGAAAGCAGATGCGAGTGCACAAGGTCTTGATGGTAAATATCTGCTAAGTATTACTAATACCACCCGCCAACCTGTATTAGCCAAGCTTGAAAATCGCGAATTGCGCCAACGTGTTTGGCAGGCTTCATCGACTCGCGGAATGAGTGGTGATAACGAAACCGCATCATTGGTGTCACGTTTAGCCCAGCTTCGTGCTGAGCGTGCAGCGCTATTAGGGTACGATAGCTGGGCAGATTATACTCTGGCACCGCAAATGGCTAAGACGCCAGAGGCGGTATATGAAATGTTTGGATCTATGGTGCCCGCTGTTGTCGCTAATACCGAAAAAGAAGCCGCTGATATTCAAATGATGATCAACAAGACTGGCGCTGATTTTACCCTAGCACCATGGGACTGGGCTTTCTACGCTGAAAAAGTACGTAAAGAGAAGTACGATCTCGACGCCGCTTCAATCAAGCCTTACTTCGAATTTAACCGTGTATTGGAAGATGGTGTTTTCTTTACCCTTGAAAAACTCTACGGCGTCACCTTCAAGCCACGTCTAGATTTACCGGTTTACCATAAAGATGTAAAAGCTTATGAAATGTTTGATGTCGATGGCAGTTCGATGGCCATCTTCTATGCCGATCACTTTGCCCGAGAAGGTAAGCGCGGCGGAGCATGGATGAGTGCATTTGTCACTCAATCGACATTACTTAACAGCAAACCTGTCGTTGTTAATGTCATGAATATCAAAAAGGCACCTGAAGGTCAGCCGACGTATGTTAGCTATGATGAAGTGACCACAATGTTCCATGAAATGGGCCATGGCACCCATGGAATGTTTTCAAAAGTCACTTATCCAAGTCTTTCTGGCACGGCTGTTACCCGCGACTTTGTTGAGTTCCCATCAACCTTCGAAGAAGATTGGGCCGCGCACCCTGAAGTACTGGCAAATTACGCTAAACACTATCAAACCGGCGAGATGATCCCCGATGAGCTACTCCAAAAGTTACTTAAGTCGCGCAGCTTTAATCAAGGTTTCGACACTCTTGAGTATATGGCGGCCGCACTGGTGGATTTAGAGTGGCATTCGTTGCCGGCAGATGCGCCGCTTCAAGATGTCCCGCAGTTTGAAGCTGCTGCGTTGAAAAAGCATGGCGTGGATATCGCTGCAGTGCCGCCACGTTATAAATCGACTTACTTTGCTCACGCATTCCCTGGTGGATACTCAGCAAGTTACTACGCCTACATGTGGAGTGAGATCTTAGCTGCTGATGCATTTGCTTATGTACAAACTCAAGGTGGATTAAACCGTGAGATTGGGATGAAATACCGCAAGACCATTCGTGAAGTGGGTAACAGTGTGCCACCGATGGAAGCTTATAAAGCCTTCCGTGGACAAGAGCCGACAACTGAGGCTCTCCTTAAACGACGCGGTTTGAACTAA